The Candidatus Woesearchaeota archaeon genome has a window encoding:
- a CDS encoding phosphoribosyltransferase family protein, whose product MAPENLQPIKVSYDDINCLVEKACSEVIKDEYFPDAIVGISSGGLTPARMAKFFLNKDFPCCDIPVYVIGLSSYGSRKNSLPDIVMRQKLDSELEEKIAGSKILMVDEVDDTRRTLEKASDYLLSLNISELRILVVHSKDKEKDGSIPENVRLYYGKKTPDCWIEYPWG is encoded by the coding sequence ATGGCGCCTGAAAATCTTCAACCGATAAAAGTTTCTTATGATGACATCAACTGCCTTGTTGAGAAAGCATGCTCAGAAGTTATTAAGGATGAATATTTTCCTGATGCAATTGTCGGGATAAGCTCAGGCGGCTTGACTCCTGCAAGGATGGCAAAATTCTTTCTTAACAAAGATTTTCCCTGCTGCGACATCCCGGTTTATGTAATCGGGCTTTCGAGCTACGGAAGCAGAAAAAACAGCCTTCCGGATATTGTGATGAGGCAGAAGCTGGATTCAGAGCTTGAGGAAAAAATTGCGGGCTCAAAAATACTGATGGTTGATGAAGTGGATGACACAAGGAGAACTCTTGAGAAAGCATCAGATTACCTTCTTTCCCTGAATATTTCTGAACTCAGGATTCTTGTTGTGCACTCCAAAGACAAGGAAAAAGATGGAAGCATTCCTGAGAATGTCAGATTGTATTACGGGAAAAAAACTCCCGACTGCTGGATTGAATATCCCTGGGGCTAA